From one Planktothrix agardhii NIES-204 genomic stretch:
- a CDS encoding putative 8-amino-7-oxononanoate synthase, with product MISLLPSVSQLSCQEKRSLLAELLEKKAKSAPLPEIPAEYYQIEYFPEYLHLKQQQQELADLGLGNPFFTPQEGIANDRARIRGQDYINYATYNYLGMCGDPIISQFVKEAIDRYGTSACASRLLSGEKVIHQELERAIADFVGVEDSIVFVGGHATNVTTVGHLFGQHDLILHDALSHNSLLQGALLSGATAIAFPHNNWQALDQILRERRPRYQRVLIIVEGVYSTDGDIPNLPEFIQIKKHHKAFLMVDEAHSIGVLGKHGRGIGEHFEINPHDVDLWMGTLSKSFASCGGYIAGSKSLVEYLKYTAPGFVFSVGISPPNAASVIAAIQVLKNEPQRVEKLHQRAKLFLTLAKDQGLNTGLSQDSPVIPIIVGDSWKSVQLSQNLFKRGINVPFMFYPSVPKNAARLRFFITCNHREEQIRYTVDTLAEEVAKL from the coding sequence ATGATTAGTTTATTACCTTCTGTTAGTCAGTTATCTTGTCAAGAAAAGCGATCGCTTCTCGCAGAATTACTGGAAAAAAAAGCGAAATCTGCCCCTCTGCCTGAAATTCCAGCCGAATATTATCAAATTGAATACTTTCCTGAATATCTACATCTGAAACAACAACAGCAAGAACTGGCAGATTTAGGATTAGGAAATCCCTTTTTTACACCCCAGGAGGGAATTGCCAATGATCGGGCTAGAATTCGCGGTCAAGACTATATTAATTATGCCACCTATAATTATTTAGGAATGTGTGGTGATCCGATTATTTCTCAGTTTGTAAAAGAGGCAATTGATCGCTATGGAACCTCAGCCTGTGCCAGTCGTTTATTATCGGGTGAAAAGGTAATTCACCAAGAATTAGAACGGGCGATCGCTGATTTTGTTGGGGTAGAAGATAGTATTGTTTTTGTTGGCGGTCATGCGACTAATGTGACCACCGTGGGGCATTTATTCGGACAACATGATCTGATTTTACATGATGCCCTGAGTCATAATAGTTTATTGCAAGGAGCTTTATTATCTGGGGCTACGGCGATCGCCTTTCCCCATAATAATTGGCAAGCTTTAGATCAAATATTACGAGAACGGCGCCCTCGTTATCAACGGGTTTTAATTATTGTCGAAGGGGTCTATAGTACCGATGGAGATATTCCCAATTTACCCGAATTTATTCAGATTAAAAAACATCATAAAGCCTTTTTAATGGTGGATGAAGCCCACTCTATAGGGGTATTAGGAAAACACGGTCGGGGAATTGGAGAACATTTTGAAATTAATCCCCATGATGTAGATTTATGGATGGGAACTTTAAGCAAATCCTTTGCCAGTTGTGGAGGATATATTGCCGGATCTAAATCATTAGTTGAATATCTGAAATATACCGCCCCCGGATTTGTTTTTAGTGTGGGAATTTCTCCACCTAATGCGGCTTCTGTGATCGCGGCAATTCAGGTATTAAAAAATGAACCTCAACGGGTAGAAAAGTTACATCAAAGAGCTAAATTATTTTTAACTTTAGCGAAAGATCAAGGCTTAAATACCGGGTTAAGTCAAGATTCTCCCGTGATTCCTATTATTGTTGGAGATTCTTGGAAATCAGTACAACTCTCTCAAAATTTGTTCAAGCGGGGAATTAATGTACCTTTTATGTTTTATCCCTCAGTGCCTAAAAACGCGGCGCGTTTGCGATTTTTTATTACTTGTAACCACAGGGAAGAACAAATTCGTTATACTGTAGATACTCTTGCTGAAGAAGTGGCAAAACTATAG
- a CDS encoding binding-protein-dependent transport systems inner membrane component, which yields MTISTKTPITSSPPPIKKGWRQLGSQLIGPLALLGPSGLWLLLLLILPTLLIFQLSLVKDIRPGDLVIPNGIYNYLRVFEPINLLVIWRSLFYAFGTTTICLLLGFPVAYWIAQLAPKQWRNIILLAFILPLWTSSLLRTYAWITILRPTGVLNSVLGLIGLPALELLNRTPAVLIGMAYSYLPYMVTVLYASLEKLDRRLLEASADLGARPVETFWKVTVPQTLPGIAAGSLLVFISSMGDFVDPELLGGASSMTVSRLIYNQFLGSTQNWGFGSALSMVLILGVSIAIALLIKYGDPKPSR from the coding sequence ATGACTATTTCAACAAAAACTCCGATAACTTCTTCTCCACCCCCGATTAAAAAAGGCTGGCGACAACTGGGTTCTCAATTAATTGGCCCACTGGCATTATTAGGGCCGTCGGGTTTATGGTTATTACTCTTATTAATCCTACCAACTTTATTGATTTTTCAACTCAGTTTAGTTAAGGATATTCGCCCTGGGGATTTGGTAATTCCCAATGGCATTTATAATTATTTAAGAGTATTTGAACCGATTAATTTATTAGTGATTTGGCGATCGCTATTTTATGCCTTTGGGACTACCACAATTTGTTTACTTCTCGGATTTCCCGTCGCCTATTGGATTGCTCAATTAGCCCCGAAACAGTGGCGAAATATAATACTATTAGCCTTTATTTTACCCCTGTGGACATCTTCTTTATTAAGAACCTATGCTTGGATTACTATATTAAGACCAACCGGAGTATTAAACTCCGTTTTAGGATTAATTGGATTACCCGCCTTAGAACTATTAAATCGAACTCCGGCGGTTTTAATTGGCATGGCCTATAGTTATTTACCCTATATGGTCACGGTTTTATATGCGTCTTTAGAAAAATTAGATCGACGATTATTAGAAGCCTCCGCCGACCTAGGAGCGAGACCTGTAGAAACATTTTGGAAAGTCACCGTCCCCCAAACATTGCCCGGAATTGCCGCCGGATCTCTGCTAGTTTTTATTAGTTCAATGGGGGATTTTGTCGATCCTGAACTATTAGGAGGAGCCTCAAGTATGACGGTTTCTCGATTAATTTATAACCAATTTTTAGGCTCGACTCAAAATTGGGGTTTTGGTTCAGCCTTGAGTATGGTATTAATTTTGGGGGTGAGTATTGCGATCGCACTTTTAATTAAATATGGAGATCCTAAACCGTCTCGTTAA
- a CDS encoding aspartyl/asparaginyl beta-hydroxylase — translation MKQEKISEKIRYFLLYKVGVKILWTFEKLIPEYSLIGNTAFFDSTQFQWSKELETNWHLIQQELEQILKVQEQLPNFQDISPDQGYSTTQDNLWKTYFFYGYGIKVDKNCQRCPETTRLIEQIPGMKTAFFSILLPGKHIPEHRGPYKGVIRCLLGLKIPEPREKCRIRVGEETRHWQEGKCMIFDDSFPHEAWNETDGVRVVLFLDIMRPLRFPLSIINELFLKLITISPFVQDGYTNQRKWDVRLEQIFAAQKDSITSP, via the coding sequence ATGAAACAAGAAAAAATATCAGAAAAAATCAGGTATTTTCTATTGTATAAAGTCGGAGTAAAAATATTATGGACATTTGAAAAATTAATTCCTGAATATTCATTAATTGGGAATACAGCTTTTTTTGACTCTACTCAATTTCAGTGGTCAAAAGAGTTAGAAACCAATTGGCATTTAATTCAGCAAGAATTAGAGCAAATTCTGAAAGTTCAAGAACAACTACCCAATTTTCAAGATATTTCCCCCGATCAAGGCTATAGCACCACTCAGGATAATTTATGGAAAACCTATTTTTTCTATGGCTATGGAATTAAAGTCGATAAAAATTGCCAACGCTGTCCAGAAACCACCCGTTTAATAGAACAAATTCCAGGGATGAAAACGGCATTTTTTTCAATTTTGTTACCTGGAAAACATATTCCTGAACATCGAGGGCCCTATAAAGGAGTGATTCGTTGTTTATTAGGATTAAAAATCCCTGAACCCCGCGAAAAATGCCGAATTCGAGTCGGAGAAGAAACCCGCCATTGGCAAGAAGGAAAATGTATGATTTTTGATGATTCTTTTCCCCATGAAGCTTGGAACGAAACCGATGGCGTGAGAGTCGTTTTATTCTTAGATATTATGCGTCCTTTACGCTTCCCTCTGTCGATTATTAATGAACTGTTTCTCAAATTAATTACAATATCTCCCTTTGTTCAAGATGGCTACACGAATCAACGGAAATGGGATGTTCGCTTAGAACAAATCTTTGCTGCCCAGAAGGACAGTATTACCTCACCCTAG
- a CDS encoding putative spermidine/putrescine ABC transporter substrate-binding protein encodes MSPTYPQKHRNFRVAQTRRQFLQTSVTAMVASSLSSCGWTLAEVKTTPNTQISSDTLYIYTWSGYTDQDLLDHFREETGLKVVADVFDSNEAMLARLQAGGAGAYSVIYPSGYMVEKMIQIGLLAQLDHSLLVGLEDLFPQFQNPIYDPGGLHSVPISWGTTGLIYNPNKLETLPKDWSYLWENKDKLSKRFTLLNDVREVMGAALIMLGYSYNSTDPNQIRQAYEKLVELRPKIASFTTDSWRPQMIVGDLSIAMCYSSDAAEIREENEDLRYITPDSGSSVWIDTMVIPKSAPNPEGAYKWIDFMLRPDVAATLVDRLKFATPSRLAYEKLPDVLRNDPTLFPPESILARSEMIHDLGEANEIYERYWTRLTS; translated from the coding sequence GTGTCTCCGACTTATCCACAAAAACATCGGAATTTTAGGGTTGCTCAAACACGACGTCAGTTTTTGCAAACTTCCGTTACTGCGATGGTAGCATCGTCCCTATCAAGCTGTGGTTGGACATTAGCTGAGGTCAAAACCACCCCAAACACTCAGATTTCCTCCGATACTCTGTACATTTACACTTGGTCTGGCTACACGGATCAAGATTTGTTAGATCATTTTAGAGAGGAAACTGGGTTAAAAGTTGTGGCGGATGTCTTCGATTCTAATGAAGCCATGTTAGCCCGACTCCAAGCCGGAGGAGCAGGTGCTTATAGTGTCATCTATCCTTCGGGATATATGGTAGAAAAAATGATCCAAATAGGGTTATTGGCGCAACTCGATCACTCTTTATTAGTGGGATTAGAGGATTTATTTCCCCAATTTCAAAACCCGATTTATGATCCGGGCGGTCTTCATAGTGTGCCAATTAGTTGGGGAACAACGGGGTTAATTTATAACCCGAATAAATTAGAAACTCTCCCGAAAGATTGGAGTTATTTATGGGAAAATAAAGATAAGTTATCAAAGCGGTTCACGTTACTTAATGATGTGCGGGAAGTCATGGGAGCAGCGTTAATTATGTTAGGCTATTCCTATAATTCTACTGACCCCAATCAAATTCGACAAGCCTATGAGAAATTAGTAGAATTACGACCAAAAATCGCTTCTTTTACCACGGATTCTTGGCGACCTCAAATGATTGTCGGGGATTTATCAATAGCAATGTGTTATTCCTCCGATGCGGCGGAAATTCGGGAGGAAAATGAGGATTTAAGATATATTACTCCTGATAGTGGATCATCTGTATGGATTGATACAATGGTCATTCCTAAAAGTGCTCCTAACCCCGAAGGTGCCTATAAATGGATTGATTTTATGTTGCGACCCGATGTCGCCGCCACCTTAGTAGATCGGTTAAAATTTGCCACTCCTTCGAGATTAGCTTATGAAAAATTACCCGATGTTTTGAGAAATGATCCAACTTTATTTCCTCCAGAATCAATCCTAGCTCGCAGTGAAATGATTCATGATTTGGGTGAAGCCAATGAAATTTATGAACGGTATTGGACACGGCTAACCAGTTAA
- a CDS encoding AMP-dependent synthetase and ligase: MSSFSNLVDLLRDRAEHKPDQLAYRFLADGETSQQTLTYLQLHQQAVQIASYLQSFLSPGDRVLVVYPYSAGLEFIAAFFGCLYAGAIAVTDNPPVSPQAIVKLQTRLESSQCRAILSTKALIEQLKIQFSVEKEEETRRGTSLRWVATDDLLDQNLAIDWQKPPINGDTVAFLQYTSGSTGTPKGVIVTHGNVLHNSAIIYKAFGHHNNSKGLIWLPLFHDMGLIGGVVQPLYGSFPVTLMSPVALVQKPFRWLEAISEYQATTSGGPNFAYDLVCRTATPEKLEQLDLSSWDVAFSGAEPVRWDTLKRFAEIFGPCGFKPEAFYPCYGMAETTLFISGGHKHQTPNILWVDPVALEHNQVIQTQETSLANNPQSRKTRSLVSCGFPWLADEVMIVDPQELTSRDADQVGEILVSGKGVGLGYWDKPEDTETTFRVYVEGRGPYLRTGDLGFLQDGELYITGRIKDMMILWGRNRYPQEIEATLDTCHPAIRAGHSAAFSVETELGEQLIIAAEIERRYLRNLNVEEVVNAIRQAIAEQNTVDVFAIVLLKTTTIPKTTSGKIQRRACRTKFLEGSLDSVGQWRLDTETSQLSELANRS, translated from the coding sequence ATGAGCAGTTTTTCTAATTTAGTCGATTTATTGCGCGATCGCGCTGAACATAAACCAGATCAACTCGCCTATCGGTTTTTAGCCGACGGAGAAACGAGTCAGCAAACCCTGACCTATCTACAGTTACATCAACAAGCTGTCCAAATTGCATCTTATTTACAATCATTTTTATCCCCAGGTGATCGGGTTTTAGTCGTTTATCCCTATAGTGCGGGATTAGAATTTATTGCGGCGTTTTTTGGCTGTTTATATGCGGGTGCGATCGCCGTTACCGATAACCCTCCAGTCTCCCCCCAAGCAATTGTTAAGCTACAAACCCGTTTAGAATCTTCTCAATGTCGGGCAATTTTAAGCACAAAAGCATTAATTGAACAGTTAAAAATACAATTTTCTGTGGAGAAAGAGGAGGAGACGCGCCGTGGCACGTCTCTACGGTGGGTGGCGACCGATGACCTTTTGGATCAAAACCTCGCTATAGACTGGCAAAAACCGCCAATTAACGGGGATACCGTCGCTTTTTTACAATATACCTCTGGTTCCACCGGAACCCCAAAAGGGGTAATTGTTACCCATGGAAATGTTTTGCATAATTCGGCAATTATTTATAAGGCTTTTGGCCATCACAATAATAGTAAGGGGTTAATTTGGCTTCCCCTATTTCACGATATGGGATTAATTGGGGGAGTTGTTCAACCTTTATATGGATCATTTCCCGTTACTTTGATGTCCCCAGTTGCTTTAGTCCAAAAACCCTTTCGTTGGTTAGAAGCGATTTCTGAATATCAGGCTACCACCAGTGGCGGGCCAAATTTTGCTTATGATTTAGTCTGTAGGACAGCGACGCCTGAAAAGTTAGAACAGTTAGATTTAAGTTCCTGGGATGTGGCCTTTTCCGGGGCTGAACCTGTACGCTGGGACACCCTTAAACGGTTTGCAGAAATTTTTGGCCCCTGTGGGTTCAAACCGGAGGCGTTTTATCCCTGCTACGGAATGGCCGAAACTACCCTATTTATTTCCGGTGGACACAAACACCAAACCCCTAATATTCTCTGGGTTGATCCCGTCGCCCTAGAACACAATCAAGTCATCCAAACACAGGAAACATCACTGGCTAATAACCCACAGTCCAGAAAAACTCGATCGCTAGTCAGTTGTGGCTTCCCCTGGTTGGCAGATGAGGTGATGATTGTTGATCCGCAAGAGTTAACGTCCCGGGACGCGGATCAAGTGGGTGAAATCTTGGTATCGGGGAAAGGTGTGGGTTTGGGATATTGGGATAAACCCGAAGACACGGAAACCACCTTTCGGGTTTATGTCGAGGGACGGGGGCCCTATTTACGCACGGGAGATTTAGGATTTTTACAGGACGGGGAATTGTATATTACGGGACGGATCAAGGACATGATGATTTTGTGGGGAAGAAATCGTTATCCCCAGGAAATTGAAGCTACCCTAGATACCTGTCACCCGGCTATTCGTGCTGGACATAGTGCGGCGTTTTCGGTGGAAACGGAACTCGGAGAACAGTTAATTATTGCCGCAGAAATCGAACGGCGGTATTTACGAAACTTGAACGTTGAGGAAGTCGTCAATGCTATTCGTCAGGCGATCGCCGAACAGAATACCGTGGATGTCTTTGCAATTGTATTATTAAAAACCACAACTATTCCTAAAACCACCAGTGGTAAAATTCAACGTCGTGCTTGTCGGACTAAATTTTTAGAAGGGAGTTTAGATAGTGTTGGACAATGGAGATTAGACACAGAAACCAGTCAATTGTCAGAATTAGCCAATCGTTCTTAA
- a CDS encoding putative acyl-CoA synthase, with protein MTDSFDFLKATTLIELLQHRAIQQPNQIAYTFLVDGESETVTLTYQQLNQKAQTIASKLQAICQPQDRVLLLYQPGLDYISAFFGCLYAGVIAVPAYPPRPDRSLPRLQAIITDTNATVALTTEATLSGLQRFFPTMSDIAPLNWFATDILDHEIGKTWQPPIINSQTLAFLQYTSGSTATPKGVMISHQNLLHNLTAIYDCFGHSPESTGVIWLPPYHDMGLIGGVLEPLFGGFPVVLMSPLMFVQNPLRWLQTISKYRGTTSGGPNFAYDLCVRKVLRNGGINSSQKLENLDLSSWEVAFNGAEPIYHEVIEKFIQTFAPYGFRRKAFYPCYGMAEATLIITGGLKTASPIFKTVDGIALENHQIVEVDEVTTNLTANTKILVGCGQCLSDQKVLVINPETLNICEPGKVGEIWVSGPSVGQGYWNKHQETETLFNAYLTTGEGPFLRTEDLGFLDDQELFITGRIKDIIIINGRNHYPQDIEWTVEQSHPLIRPSGVAGFSIDIKGEERLVVAVEVERQYWQQIRTWDNHNGSAKTSPEQVILQSIRRSVSQNHDLQVYKTVLLKPGTLPKTSSGKIQRHACRASFIAGKLGE; from the coding sequence ATGACTGATTCATTTGATTTTTTAAAAGCCACCACTTTAATTGAACTTTTACAACATCGGGCAATCCAGCAACCGAATCAGATTGCTTATACATTTTTAGTTGATGGAGAATCGGAAACGGTTACATTAACTTATCAACAATTAAACCAAAAAGCTCAAACTATTGCGAGTAAATTACAAGCTATTTGTCAACCTCAAGATCGAGTTTTATTACTATATCAACCGGGGTTAGATTATATTAGCGCATTTTTCGGTTGTTTATATGCCGGAGTGATTGCCGTTCCCGCCTATCCCCCTCGACCCGATCGATCTTTGCCTCGTTTACAAGCGATTATTACTGATACAAATGCCACGGTTGCCTTAACCACTGAAGCCACATTATCGGGTTTACAGCGATTTTTTCCAACTATGTCTGATATTGCGCCGTTGAATTGGTTTGCAACAGATATCTTAGATCATGAAATTGGAAAGACTTGGCAACCTCCTATTATTAATAGTCAAACTCTTGCCTTTTTACAATATACTTCCGGTTCTACTGCTACCCCTAAAGGGGTAATGATTTCCCATCAAAATCTATTACATAATTTAACAGCAATTTATGATTGTTTTGGTCATTCCCCGGAAAGTACGGGGGTAATTTGGTTGCCTCCTTATCATGATATGGGATTAATTGGTGGGGTTTTAGAACCTTTATTCGGGGGATTTCCGGTGGTTTTAATGTCTCCTTTAATGTTTGTTCAAAATCCCTTACGCTGGTTACAAACTATTTCCAAATATCGGGGAACAACCAGTGGGGGGCCGAATTTTGCTTATGATTTATGTGTAAGAAAAGTATTAAGAAATGGGGGGATAAATTCATCCCAAAAATTAGAAAATTTAGATTTAAGTAGTTGGGAAGTTGCATTTAATGGGGCTGAACCCATTTATCACGAAGTTATAGAAAAATTTATTCAAACTTTTGCCCCCTACGGATTTAGGCGAAAGGCTTTTTATCCCTGTTATGGTATGGCTGAAGCAACTTTAATTATTACGGGAGGTTTAAAAACAGCATCACCAATTTTTAAAACCGTTGATGGTATTGCTTTAGAAAATCATCAGATTGTAGAAGTTGATGAAGTGACTACTAATTTAACAGCCAATACCAAAATATTAGTCGGTTGCGGTCAGTGTTTATCAGATCAAAAGGTATTAGTTATTAATCCTGAAACCTTGAATATTTGTGAACCGGGAAAAGTCGGCGAAATTTGGGTTTCTGGGCCGAGTGTGGGACAGGGATATTGGAATAAACATCAAGAAACAGAAACTCTGTTTAACGCCTACTTAACAACGGGAGAAGGGCCGTTTTTAAGGACAGAGGATTTGGGATTTTTAGACGATCAAGAACTATTTATTACCGGAAGAATTAAAGATATTATTATTATTAATGGTCGGAATCATTATCCCCAAGATATTGAATGGACAGTTGAACAAAGTCACCCCCTAATTAGACCCAGTGGAGTTGCGGGATTTTCTATTGATATCAAGGGGGAAGAACGGTTAGTCGTTGCAGTGGAAGTAGAACGTCAATATTGGCAACAAATCCGCACCTGGGATAATCATAACGGTTCTGCCAAAACCTCCCCTGAACAGGTGATTCTTCAGTCCATCCGTCGCTCCGTGTCTCAAAACCATGATTTACAGGTTTATAAAACGGTGTTACTAAAACCCGGAACTTTACCTAAAACCTCCAGTGGTAAAATTCAACGCCATGCCTGTCGTGCTAGTTTTATAGCGGGCAAATTGGGGGAATAG
- a CDS encoding radical SAM domain protein translates to MRVLLIYPIFPQSFWSFEKALALVNRKALLPPLGLITVAAILPQKWEFKLVDRNVREITEAEWNWAELVMVSAMIVQKDDFLEQIREAKRRGKKVAVGGPYPTSTPESAEIAGADYLVLDEGEITLPLLVEAIERGDEKGVFRIEGDKPDVTTSPIPRFDLLEKEAYDMISLQYSRGCPFQCEFCDIIVLYGRKSRTKTPAQLLAELDRLKELNFSQGVFLVDDNFIGNKRNVKLLLHELKVWMKDNNYPFRLTTEASIDLAQDQELMDLMVECNFRAVFLGIETPDEDSLNLTKKFQNTRGSLSDSVEKIIRSGLRVMAGFIIGFDGEETGAGDRIVRFVEKTTIPIAMFSMLQVLPNTALWHRLEKEGRLIKETGNANQTTLMNFLPTRPIEEIALEYVNGFYELYDPQRYLDRTYRHFMMIGEPKTNSIGRKLVDMKTMRALFILCWYQGVVRETRSTFWRYLWNILRHKPRVLDHYLVVCGQVEHFYEYRQIVKDQIEQQLKEQQVESLRQLSSVTP, encoded by the coding sequence ATGCGTGTTCTTTTAATTTATCCCATTTTCCCCCAAAGTTTCTGGTCATTTGAAAAAGCCCTTGCCTTAGTCAACCGAAAAGCCTTACTTCCGCCTTTAGGTTTAATTACGGTAGCGGCTATTTTACCCCAAAAATGGGAGTTTAAATTAGTAGACCGTAATGTTCGAGAGATCACCGAAGCCGAATGGAATTGGGCAGAATTGGTGATGGTTTCGGCCATGATTGTCCAAAAAGATGATTTTTTGGAGCAAATTCGCGAGGCAAAACGACGGGGTAAAAAAGTGGCTGTAGGGGGCCCCTATCCCACATCCACACCCGAATCGGCAGAAATTGCCGGGGCGGATTATTTGGTTTTAGATGAAGGAGAAATTACTTTACCGTTATTAGTAGAAGCGATTGAAAGAGGGGATGAAAAAGGGGTTTTTCGCATAGAAGGAGACAAACCCGATGTTACGACATCTCCTATCCCTCGCTTTGATTTATTGGAGAAAGAAGCATACGATATGATTTCTTTGCAATACTCCCGCGGCTGTCCGTTTCAGTGTGAGTTTTGCGATATTATTGTATTATATGGACGGAAATCTCGAACTAAAACTCCGGCTCAACTTTTAGCAGAATTGGATCGGTTAAAAGAGTTAAATTTTAGTCAGGGTGTTTTCTTAGTGGATGATAATTTTATCGGCAATAAACGCAACGTTAAGTTATTGCTGCATGAATTAAAAGTTTGGATGAAGGATAATAATTATCCTTTCCGTTTAACCACGGAGGCTTCCATTGATTTAGCCCAGGATCAAGAATTAATGGATTTGATGGTTGAGTGTAATTTTCGGGCTGTCTTTTTGGGAATTGAAACTCCCGATGAAGATAGCTTAAATTTAACTAAAAAATTCCAAAATACTCGCGGATCTTTGAGTGATTCCGTGGAAAAAATTATCCGATCTGGGTTACGGGTGATGGCGGGATTTATTATTGGTTTTGATGGGGAAGAAACCGGGGCGGGCGATCGAATTGTCCGGTTTGTGGAAAAAACCACCATTCCCATTGCTATGTTTAGTATGTTGCAGGTTTTACCTAATACCGCCCTTTGGCATCGTTTAGAAAAAGAAGGACGATTAATTAAGGAAACTGGGAATGCGAATCAAACTACCTTAATGAATTTTCTGCCCACTCGACCAATTGAAGAAATCGCCCTAGAATATGTCAATGGATTTTATGAATTATATGATCCTCAACGATATTTAGATCGCACTTACCGTCATTTTATGATGATTGGAGAGCCAAAAACTAATTCTATCGGACGGAAATTAGTGGATATGAAAACAATGCGAGCGCTCTTTATTTTATGTTGGTATCAAGGGGTTGTGCGGGAAACTCGCTCGACGTTTTGGCGATATTTATGGAATATTTTACGACACAAACCCAGGGTTTTAGATCATTATTTAGTGGTTTGTGGACAGGTAGAACATTTCTATGAATACCGCCAAATTGTTAAGGATCAAATTGAACAGCAACTCAAAGAACAACAAGTAGAAAGTCTACGTCAACTATCAAGTGTGACGCCATAA
- a CDS encoding putative phosphopantetheine-binding protein, with protein sequence MQVLNASMNGTKPQQPSVTVHHPESLVKGIESFESVATIEGWLVSQLAERLELEALEIDLEEDFTNYGLNSIEAINLSGDLETILGRRLPPTLLWDYPNICTLAKYLADHNTLDITQYQNGISPKDAEHLLQHLDQLSDTDVDTLLNILLSEQEEIND encoded by the coding sequence ATGCAAGTGTTAAATGCGTCTATGAATGGGACAAAACCCCAACAACCATCGGTAACGGTGCATCATCCAGAATCATTGGTGAAGGGCATTGAGTCTTTCGAGTCTGTCGCCACAATTGAGGGGTGGTTAGTCAGTCAACTCGCGGAACGGTTAGAGTTAGAAGCTTTAGAGATTGATTTAGAGGAGGATTTTACTAATTATGGCCTCAACTCTATTGAAGCAATTAACCTCTCTGGAGACTTGGAAACGATTTTGGGACGCCGACTTCCCCCCACCCTGTTATGGGATTATCCCAATATTTGTACTTTGGCTAAATATTTAGCCGATCACAACACCTTGGATATTACCCAATATCAAAACGGGATTTCCCCGAAAGATGCGGAACATCTTTTACAACATTTAGATCAATTGTCGGATACGGATGTCGATACGTTATTAAATATTTTATTATCAGAACAGGAAGAAATCAATGATTAG